AGTTCGAACAGAATTACGCCGTCCGCGACAAACAGGATGTACTGGCCATGTGCGCACTGCAGTTTGCATCTAAAATTGAGCAGGGGGGCATTGAGAAACAGGAAGACAACCAGGAAGTAGTCGAACGGCTCCGGTCGCTGGACAGCCTGATCGCTTC
This genomic window from Robiginitalea biformata HTCC2501 contains:
- a CDS encoding cell division protein ZapA, with amino-acid sequence MTERLKIKLSIADRVYPLTIDPAQEEGLRKAAKNIEQLAKKFEQNYAVRDKQDVLAMCALQFASKIEQGGIEKQEDNQEVVERLRSLDSLIASTLSAQ